A segment of the Symmachiella macrocystis genome:
GGATCGAAACCTCTGGCCCAGCGATTCCCGGCGTGCCCCGTCCCTTACGCGCACTGTGCGTCGCTGCACTGGGAATGGAAGAAGGCACCGAAGTCGACGTGCCCTCCGCAGAAATCGGTTTGGTCGTTGGCCAACCCGCGCACTTTCGCTTCTTCAGCTCCGCCACGCGCCGTGACGACCAACCGGGCAACGTCATCGCCTCCTGGACGACCGACGAAATCACCGAGACCGATCCGCTGGAAGCCACATTACCGGCATCCGCCGAGACCGATGAGGGCTACGTGCCCGTCAAATTCCACGCCAAAATCACCGAACTCGGAATGTTCGAATTGTGGGGTGTCAGCACCACCAACGACGGACGCTGGAAACTAGAATTCAACGTCCGCGCCAACTAGCGGCGGCACTTTTTCGTGCGAGCTTCCGCTCGATGGGCGACCGTCGCTCCCGTTGGTCGCTGGGGATTTGAATATGGCGTTCCCGGGAGGGTTAGGCTCCGGCCGCGCGCTACCGAAAAGTGTCATTCGCTCAAAGATTCCCACACCAAGTCCAACGCAACGATGCGGCTCAGCAGGAGCTTCGCCCTCCCAAAAACACCACCACCCCAAAGCGCAGCGACCAACGGAAGCGACCTAACCAAATTGAGCGGAAGCTCACACCAAGCGGTTATGCCGTCGGAAGCTCACACCAGGCGGCTGTGCCGCATTAGAATAGTTTTGCTTGCCCTGATCCGTCGTCGACGGGGGTGGCGAGGCCGAGGTGTTGGAAGGCGGATAGGGAAATCATTCGGCCGCGGGGGGTGCGTTTGATGAATCCGCTCCGCAACAGAAACGGTTCGATTTCATCTTCCAGCGTATCGGGGGGGATGTTCATGCTATGTCCCAGTGCTGCTACGCCGGCCGGTCCGCCGTCGAAGACGCGGATCAGCGTTTCCAGGTAGCGACGGTCTTGGCGATCCAGGCCGGTATCGTCGATCTCCCGTTTTTTCAGTGCCGCCACAGCCACTTCGGTAGAGATGCGGCCATCCGCTTCGCTATCGGCGAAATCCCGTGTCCAGCGTAGGAAACTATTTGAGTTACGTGGCGTCCCTCGGCTGCGACGAGCGATCTCGACTGCGGCTTCACGTGTGATCTCGACGTTCAGTTTTTTCGCATTGCGGGTGACGATTTCCGTCAGTTCCTCGACGGTATAAAACTCCAGGTGTTCGCGATTGATGAAACGATCTCGCAGCGGCGCGGTCAGCATACCGCTCCGTGTAGTGGCTCCGATCAGGGTAAAGCGTTTGAGCTTCATGTTAATCGTGCGCGCATTGAGTCCTTCGCCCAGAGTGATGTCCACGCGAAAGTCTTCCATCGCGGGGTAGATAAATTCCTCGACCGACGGGGGCATGCGGTGGATTTCATCAATGAATAAGACCGAACCGTGACTCGCATTAGTCAGATACGGCAAAAGGTCTTTAGGAGCACTGAGCGACGGGCCGGAGGTGATTTGACATTCCGTTCCCAGTTCGCGGGGTAGCACGGTCGCGAAGGTGGTTTTTCCCAAACCGGGAGGACCGTCAAGCAACAGGTGACTGAGCGGCTCATCCCGTTTGCGAGCGGCGTTGAGCATAATCTGTAACCGTTCGACGACAGCCTGCTGCCCCACTACGTCCGCCAGCCGTTGAGGCCGAAGGTCGTCCAGGCCGTCCTCGTCAAACAACGGGGTCCCTAACCCACCGCTGTTGTCTTCGCTGAGTTGTTTTTCATGAACGTCGTGTTGATCGTCATTGTCACCGCCAATGATCGGTTTCCGCACCATCCGTGACCTCGCAAGTAAAACAGGCTACCCGCTCCGATTTCGCCAAAAGGAACTGGAACGGACGTTTTTCGCCAACAGTGTTGCACTCGCGAAAGTATACCTTTGTAGAGGGGATCACCATAGCCCCGTGGTTTACGGGCCGAAATGAAAATCTGAACAGATAGGTCAGAGCCGTGCGTTGAGATGTGATGGCTGAAACTCAATTGACTGAGTTATCAGCAAGAAGGGATGAGACGCGGTCCTCCCGAAATTGGTCTGCACCACGACTCAAACAGCTCTCAATCACCATTTGAACGTACCAGAAATATGCCGCAATAAGAAAAACTCTTATCGGCCAGTCAGTTCCTAGAAATTCCGCGTTCCCTCGTGAAATGACGCGGTGAGAACAACGGTGCGAGCAATATGTTGCAATCGTTGTTTTCTTAACATGGGAATCTGTAGAATTGTCGTATCTGCATCAATTGCGATATTGCAATTGGTTTGCGATGGCGCCATAATCAATTAGCGGCAAGTTGTTCACGAATCAACAACGTACTCCGCAACGATTCGTTTTTTTGTTACCAACGGGATTCCAGTGATGGTCCTTCGCTACGTACGCAAATGTATTGCAATCGTCGCGGTCACCGCCTATGTCGGGCTGGCCGTGGGCGGGCATGCATTGCATGACGTCACCTGCGATCACGACCATGCGGCCCATTCGGCAGCCGTGCCGGAATCAGCCAAGCACGCTGCTCATAACGGACATCATCATCACCACGATGGCCATGTGCACAAGACTGCTCAGACTGAGGCCAACAAAACATCATTGCCTCACAGTGATCATGATCACGCGCCGCATCATCGGCATGATCATGATTGTGTCATTTGCCATTTCACTGCTCTGAATATGGCCATTGTTGCCGACACGGTGAAACTGCCCGAAGCGCCCCGGGACGCGGTGTCTGTCGCCACAGCAGTGCCGCTGCAAACGATTTATCAACCGTTTGGCGGCAACCCCCGCGCACCGCCTGCGTAATCCGCCCGTTGAATCAGGGTGCCTTTGGCAGCTTGCCCGCCAGTGCCTAACCGCGCGACCTGCGCGAACATTGGTGGATGATCCGCCGGTGGTACTCGTTTCACCAGTATACGCTGGTTTTCAACAGGCGACTCCGCGCTAGCCGACAGCGCCAGGTGCGTTGCGTCGATTCCTTAAAACGTCCGCGTTTCCGTCCTCCACATTTGGGGCAGGCCGCAGCGTGACGCATTAAATTGGCGCGCACCTCCTTCGCAATATTCGGCAGCAGCAGTGGTCGATTCAGACTATCAGTCATCATAGCGATATTGGGTTCGCACCTGCGCGGAGCGGACCGTGATACGCGGCGATTCCCATAAATCATTACGTCATTATTTTCTCATAAAATTTCTTCATAAGGTACGTCACATGCATTCCAAACGCTTACGCAGGGGTTTTACTCTGATCGAATTGTTGGTGGTGATCGCGATCATCGCAATCCTCATCGCACTGCTCCTTCCCGCTGTGCAACAAGCGCGGGAAGCCGCGCGGCGGACCCAGTGCCGCAATAACCTCAAGCAAATCGGTTTGGCGCTCCACAACTACCACGACATCCATTTGACATTGCCCTCAGGCTGGATCGGCGTCGACGGTTCCACAAACCTTCCCTGGGTCGAAGGGGGTGGTGGTTGGGGCTGGGCAACCATGATTTTGCCGATGCTCGAACAAGACCCGCTGTATAAAGCGATCGACTTACAGGCTCCGCTGCTGGATCCGACCAACGACCCGGAGCGGGTGTATGTGCTCAGCGCCTTTCGCTGTCCGACCGACCCCGGCCCCCCCACCTGGACGATCGATAACGAAGGGACCGGCATGCCGATCACGGAACTGGCGACATCCAATTATGTCGGCTGTATCGGGACCGTCGAAATGGAAGACTGTGAAGGGGAGGCTCCCGGCTTTATCTGCAGCGGAGACGGGACCTTCTATCACAACAGTTCGGTCAGACTGAAGAACATGTCCGATGGGACCAGCAATGTGATCATGGCTTCCGAACGGAGTTCGGCAATCGACATGTCCACTTGGTTGGGGGTCGTGCCGGAAGGGGAAGAAGCTTTTGCCCGGATTTTGGGAACAGCCGACCATACCCCCAATCATCCCGACGCGCACCTTGATGACTTCAGCAGCATGCACACGGGCGGCATTTTTTGTGCCTTCGGCGATGGCCGTGTGAAGTTTATCTCCGAATCGATCGACCTGGGCGTCTATCAGGGACTGTGCACGATTGCCGGTGGAGAGATACTGGGCGAATTCTAAGCAATAAAAATCGTCTATTATGCAAGGATTCGATGTACCCGCCCTTCCGGCTTTGTTCGGGGGGGCGGGTGATTTGTTTGAGCCTTGATTCAAACGCCCGAATCCGCGTTAATAAACAGGCGATTGCGTATTTTTGCCCCAAGGAGCTGCCCCATGAGTGAATTCACAAACGATCCCCAAAGCCGCCGCCGTTTTTTGAAACAGGCAGCGTCTTTAGCGACTGCCACCAGTATTGCCTTGCCTGCAGTCGTTCCCACAGCCTGCTCGGCTTCGAATAGCCCCAACGAACGGCTGCGTGCCGGAGCAGTCGGCACATTTGCCCGCGCCCGTGCCAACATTAATGGAATCTCCAAAGCCGGTGTCGACATCGTCGCCATGGCCGATATTGATGCGAACCGCATGGCGGAAACTTCAAAATCGTATCCCAAGACAAAAACCTTCGAGGACTTTCGCCATGTTCTCGATTACGAAGACCTGGACATCTTGATCGTCGGCACGCCCGACCACACCCACGCGATTCCCGTCGCCGAGGGATTGCGGCGAGGCATGGCTGTTTACTGCGAAAAACCACTGGCGCATTCCGTGCATGAATGCCGCGTCATCCGCAATCTGGCCGCTGAGAAAAACGCGGTCACGCAGATGGGATCACAGATTCATTCCGGCGACAACTACCGTCGTGTGGTCGAAGAAGTTCAGGCGGGAACTATTGGCGACGTCAAACGCGTGCATGTCTGGTTAGGCAATGGACCGACCATCGTGGGAAAACGTGTCAAAAAAGCCGAAGTTCCTAAAGGCATCAATTACGACCTGTGGCTCGGACCGGCTCCCTATCGCCCCTTTCATGTCTCGCACTTCCATTTCGATTGGCGGTATTGGTGGGATTTCGGTGGCGGTTGGTTGGCCGACTTCGGCTGCCACTACATGGACTTGCCGTTTTGGGCTCTCGATTTGCGCTACCCAACCAGCGTGGTTGCCAAAGGAGAAAAGGCGCACGAAGGCGACAACGAAGTGCCGCACAAAATGCAGGTCGACTACCAATTCCCCGCCCGGGGCGACCAACCCCCGGTACACCTCACCTGGTACCACGGCGGCTGGATGCCCGAAGGGGCCGAGGTTTACAACAAAAAATCGGCCGTGCTCTTCGAAGGAGACAAAGGCCGCATCCTCGCCGATTATGGGTCCAGAAAAGTCTTTCTCGACAACGGTAAAGAAGCGGAACCGGTCGAACAAACGATTCCCAACTCTATCGGCCATCACAAAGAATTCGTCGAAGCTGTCAAAACCGGTGGACCGACCACCTGCAATTTCGACTACTCTGGCGCACTGGCCGAGGCAGCCCTGTTGGGCAACGTCTCCTACCGCACCGGCGGCAAGGAACTGCAATGGGACGCGGAAAACCTCAAAGCCACCAACGCCCCCGAAGCCGATCAATACATCCAACGCGAATACCGCAAAGGATGGACTCTTTGACATGAGTGGTCAGTGACCGGTGGTCAGTGGCCAGTCTCCGAAGTTTTTAACCTATTCTCAGGCTGCCGGTTTGCGACCAAGCCACCTCCCTGGCGGTGGCATTCCACAGCTATTTATCTGGCCACCGGCCACTAACCACTGCTTCTAATGGAAACCAATGAAAGCCATCGCCGTACGTCCTGGTCAAGCCAATAGTGTTCACATGGCCGAGTTGCCCAAGCCTGCTGTCGCGGATGTACCCGACGGGCGGGGGGTGTTAGTCCGTGTACTGAAAATTGGCGTTGATGCCACCGACCGAGAAATCAATGACGCCCTGTATGGTGCCTCGCCGCCAGGGTACGACTTTTTGGTTCTCGGACACGAATCGTTCGGCATCGTCGAAGAAGTCGGCCCAGCCGTCAAACATGTGCAGCCGGGCGATTATGTGACCTGCACCGTGCGGCGTCCCGGTGGCTCGATCTTCGATCAAATCGGCCGTAGCGACATCACCAGTGAAGAGGTCTACTACGAGCGGGGGATTAACCTGCTGCACGGCTATCTGACCGAATACTTCGTCGACGACGCGGAATTCATTGTCCGCGTGCCGGTCGGGCTTAAGCACCTGCACGTACTGGCCGAACCGATGAGTTGCGCCGCTAAGGCGGTCGAGCAGGCGTTCGAAGCGCAAAAGCGATTGCAGGTCTGGAAGCCGGAGCGAGCATTCGTTACCGGTGCCGGGCAAATCGGCCTGTTGGCCACATTGATCCTGCGACTGCGAGGCATGGAAGTCTACACAATCGCCCGCAGCGGCAAGCCCAGCCTAAAAGCCGAAATCGCCGAAGCCTACGGCGCAACCTACGTCAGCACCCGCGAGACATCGCTCAAGGAGTTGGTCGAACAGGTCGGCAAGCCGGACTTAATCATCGAAGCCACCGGCAGCAGCCAAGTCGCCTTTGAAGCAATGGAAGTCCTGGGCCACAACGGCGCGATCGTCTGGACCAGCATCACCGGTGGCCAACGCAACATCCAAATCCCCTCAGACCACGTGAACCTCAACTGGGTATTGGGCAACAAGCTACTGTTGGGCTCAGTGAACGCCAACTACCGCCACTTCGAATCAGGCATCGCCGACATGGCCCTAGGCGAAGTCACCTACCCCGGCGTCACCGAGCGAATTCTAACCAACCCGGTCGACGGTTTGGAGAACTACGCCGAAATGATGCGGTTGTTGGTGGAAGAGAAATCAGCGCTGAAGGTGTACGTCAACGTCGCCGAAGGCTAACGGGCCCCCCAGCCCCCGGCTCCGCCGGGGGGCCGCACCCATACGCCAAACAACCGAAGAGGCGTAGGTCAGGCAGCCGCCTGACGCGGTGCACATTGGAAGTCCAACGTCAGTTTCGTCACGCAGCCGCCTGACCTACGATGTTGAAAACGCCCGCCGACAAAATTACCCGTGATCTCCGCACGAAATTTCGCTACAGTCTGTTGAGCGAACAGCAACGTCTTCGCTCCGCGTTCACACAAGGTAAAAAACTGGGATTGGGGTTTCGCATGGATATCTTCTTCTTCCTGCTGGTGGTATTGGCGATTTTCTTCTACGAATGGTTCCGGCGGTTCATCACGTTGATGCTCTTGCCCGACGACTGCTTTCCGGGACGATACGACAAACTCATTTGGGGACTCGCGTTCATATTTCTGTTTTTTGTGACCCCGATTACGTTTAATTATTGGCAGAAGGCGTACCTGCAAGTGAAATCAAATGAGACGGATGCCGCGCGTCAAACGGCTTAGATGCAGCCGCATTCTACGGGGGCGCTGATTTGATTTGTGATGTATTGAATCTTTCATCAGCAGCGGGAGGCGCTTCCCATGCAAGTTCGTAATCCATGCTTGATCGTTTTGGTGGGAGTCTCGTTTTGCATCGGTTGCAACGAAGCACCGGAGAAACCAGCAGATAGCCAACAGTCCGCACCAGCACCTCCCGTAGCACAAAAAGAGACACCGCCAGCAAAGACCGAATCGCCACAAAAACGGGGCTGGGTATCACTCTCGGCAACATCGCAAGGCGTTGAAACGATCTCCGCCCTACCAGTTGCTGTTCCACACCGATTTTGGTCTAAAATTGATCCAGACCAGGGAATTGAGTGGTCGGAACAGAATCTACGATTGTTCCGCCGCACATTCTCGATGGACCAAACGACGTTCCTGCTGGGGGAACCGATCTTGGTACGATTCCAGATTGAATTTTCCGGCGACGGTGAATGGGAAATCGACGATTGGTTTTATGTCAATAATCGCGACGAAACGTTCATCATCCTCATGCGCGACGAGCACGGCAATTGGCTGCCCGATCGTTTCGATCTCATCCGTCGGTTGGGCGGAGGGCATGGTCCGGACGGTGTTTTTTCGTCGCAGGTCCCGGAAATTCACTATCTACCGGTTCAACAATATTGTGCAGTCACAGAGCCTGGACAATATGAAATCTTCTGTATGAAACAAAGCATGCACGTCGGCTGGGACAATCAATACCCGCCCTCGCCGCTCGCAAAAAAGATGCCTCCGGACGTCCTGAAAGAACTCAAACAGCGAAACTATGGCGGCGCCAATTCAGTCACGGATTTCGCCAAGTTCAAGATCCACATCAAGCAATGGTCGCCCGACGAATATACGCGCATGATTCAAAAATGGACCGACCTTGCTGCGGCGGGCGAGGATTCAACCCACGAAAATCATCGTGACCAGAAGCCGGCGATTCGCCGGGCGTGGCGATACTCCCTGCAAAATGATTTTCTGCCGCAAATGCAGGAATGGAATAGACAATACACGATTTACGAAGGGCACCCGTTTCAGCGGTTTTATATCTGGGAGGCAGCCGATGCTTGGAGGTCAGACCCGACAACGCGCGCCGAAGCGGCCGAATTTATTCCCCAATTCATTGAGGACTTGACGGCTGAATCGGACATCGCGCGGTCGACCGCAGAGTTCCATTTGCGCGCTTGGACGAAACAATCTTTCGGACACGACTGGCAAGGCCATCGCCCCGATCGGCCAACGTCCCAGGAAGGTGAACAGATGCAGGTCGCTTGGAAAGAGTGGTGGGAGAAAAACCGAGATAGTTTCGTCAAACAGGTCCCGTAAATCAGGCAGCCGCCTGACGAGAGTTGCTATCAACACCCAATGCACACCAGCAAACGTGCTGCCGACAAGCTCCGCTCATTGAGATAAGCGGTCGCTATTCGCCTTGACCGGTTTTGACCGCCCGGTTAAATTCCCGCCCCTCTCCTCGCTCTTACTCCAAATTGCGCCTCACCTTTCTCAATGCTGCGGAGTCGATCCATGCGTCCTGCCTTGCTGTGCGGAGCGTTGTTGATGTTGAATTTGCTGATCGGTTGCTTGGCCTTAACGATCGGTGAAAAGACGACTGTCGTTCCCTCGGTCGGCGAGCAATTGACGCATCTCAAAGCGGCCTTTGACTCCGGGGCGCTGACCGATGCGGAATATACGTCGCAAAAAATGGCTCTGCTCAACAAGTCCACCGAGCTGAACGAATCGCCGACCCAACTGGCGACGTTCGAAACCGAATCGGCCGAGTAGTTTGTCGCGGCCATCTGTTGCAATCCACAGCTCACGAGGCGGACGTCAAAGCGAACGTCCAGTCGTCCTCATCCGCTTCCCGCGATAACACCGCTGTACCGGTCAATCGCTCGCCCTCTAAGCGGATTTCGATTCGCAGGTCCGTATCGGAGACTAATTCGTACGTACCACTGTCCCACCGGGTGACGGTTCCCCGGTTACCACTGACCTCGCCTTCGTAGCCTAGGTATACTTTTCGGTGGTCCGCGAGCGGCTCCGCGACGACTGCGCCGGGTTGATCGGGCGGGTGGGAGAGCCGGAAAGTGCGCAGTGATGCCTGTTTTTCGAGCATGAGGTCCCAGTGAAATTCGGGCCAATCATGCACGAGTACTGCAAATTTTGCCTTAAAATTAGGCATTTTTGGGTTTTGACTCCAATTTTTTCGTCAAAGGGCGCGTGTTTCGCTCTAGTTCGGGTATTCTGGTGGGCTATTGTCTGGCCGTGCCAGAGGCCACAGGCAGGATTGGGACATCCCCCACAATGATGTCGCCGCCTTAGATTTCGACTTGCGATCATACATGTTGACGTAACTGACTGTCAGGAAAAATTCCATGACCCCACGTGAAGTTCTCGCGCTCTGCCGCGAACGGGAAATCAAAGCTGTCGATCTACGGTTCATGGATTTTCCAGGAATGCAAAAGCACTTTACCGTGCCGATGCAAGCGCTCACGGAGGAAAGCTTCGAGGATGGATTCGGTTTCGACGGTTCCTCTATCCGCGGCTGGAAGGCGATCAACGAAGCAGACATGCTGCTGATCCCCGTACCGGAATCGGCGATGGTCGATCCGTTCATGCAAAGCACGTTGGCACTGTATTGTAACATTCATGATCCCGTCACCGGCGAAGAATACGCTAAGGACCCCCGCAATGTCGCTCGCAAAGCTGAAAACTACATGAAGTCGACCGGTCTGGCCGACGCTGCTTTTTTCGGTATTGAAGCGGAGTTCTTTTTGTTCGACGGCGTGCGATTCGAGCAAAACGAACACGAAGGCTATTATCACATCGACAGTAGCGAAGGCCAATGGAATCGCGGCCGCGAAGGGGCAGCGGGCAATGCGGGCTATAGTATCCGCTACAAAGAAGGTTATTTTCCCGTCCCGCCGGCCGATACGCTGCAGGACATCCGCACCGAGATGATGCTGACTTTGATGGATTGTGGCGTCGAAGTCGAGTCGCAACATCACGAAGTCGCTTCCGGTGGCCAGTGCGAAATCGACATGAAATATCAGCCGCTGGTCAATATGGCGGACAACCTGCTGCTGTATAAATACGTCGTCAAAAATGTGGCAGCGCGGCACGGCAAGACAGCGACCTTCATGCCCAAACCGATTTGGAATGACAACGGATCGGGCATGCACATCCACCTCTCATTATGGAAAAACGACGAACCGCTCTTCGCCGGCAGCGGCTATGCGGGGTTGAGCCCCGTGGCGATGTATGCCATGGGTGGGATTTTGAAACATGCTCCGGCATTGTTGGCCTTTTGTTCTCCGACGACCAACAGCTACAAGCGGCTGGTGCCGGGGTTTGAGGCACCGGTGAATCTGGCCTATAGCAGTCAAAACCGTTCCGCAGCGATCCGCATTCCTGTTTATAGCCCCAGTCCGGCCAAAAAGCGTTTTGAATTCCGTTGCCCCGATCCCTCCTCCAACGGATATCTGGCGGTTTCAGCCATGTTGATGGCGGCCTTGGACGGTATCCAAAACAAAATCGATCCCGGCCCGCCGTTGGACAAGGATATCTACGACATGCAGGCCGATGAGTTGGAGACGGTCGCCAAGACGCCGCGCTCTTTAGAAGAGTCATTGAATGCCTTGCGGGATGACCACGAATTCCTGTTGCGCGGCGACGTGTTCACTGAGGATGTTATTGATACGTGGATTTGGTACAAAACAGAACATGAAGTGGAGGCGCTCCGTGCCCGACCACATCCATTTGAATTCGCCATGTACTACGACGTGTGAACAGAAGCAGTTGGCCGACGGGCGGACTGTGTTTGCCCTGCGGGAACGAATGTCACCATGCCCAAAGCCGCCAATGGCCGCACGCGCGATGCGGTTCGCGACTTGCCGATTTTGGCCAGCCCCGTCCCTGAACATCCACTCGATGCGCAGATGACCGCTGCACGGGTTGCGCGATATCGCCAAGTGCTGTTGCGACGGACCGGACGAATCGCAGTCGTCGTTGAGGACTGCCACGATCCGCACAATGCCACAGCTGTCACGCGAACCTGCGACGCGTTTGGCATCAACCGGCTGCATGTCATTGTGGGTGAGACGCCCTATCGAGTGAATCGACGCGTCAGCGGTGGTTCGCATCATCATGTCAACATCCGTACGCA
Coding sequences within it:
- the ruvB gene encoding Holliday junction branch migration DNA helicase RuvB — protein: MVRKPIIGGDNDDQHDVHEKQLSEDNSGGLGTPLFDEDGLDDLRPQRLADVVGQQAVVERLQIMLNAARKRDEPLSHLLLDGPPGLGKTTFATVLPRELGTECQITSGPSLSAPKDLLPYLTNASHGSVLFIDEIHRMPPSVEEFIYPAMEDFRVDITLGEGLNARTINMKLKRFTLIGATTRSGMLTAPLRDRFINREHLEFYTVEELTEIVTRNAKKLNVEITREAAVEIARRSRGTPRNSNSFLRWTRDFADSEADGRISTEVAVAALKKREIDDTGLDRQDRRYLETLIRVFDGGPAGVAALGHSMNIPPDTLEDEIEPFLLRSGFIKRTPRGRMISLSAFQHLGLATPVDDGSGQAKLF
- a CDS encoding DUF2946 family protein — encoded protein: MVLRYVRKCIAIVAVTAYVGLAVGGHALHDVTCDHDHAAHSAAVPESAKHAAHNGHHHHHDGHVHKTAQTEANKTSLPHSDHDHAPHHRHDHDCVICHFTALNMAIVADTVKLPEAPRDAVSVATAVPLQTIYQPFGGNPRAPPA
- a CDS encoding DUF1559 domain-containing protein, encoding MHSKRLRRGFTLIELLVVIAIIAILIALLLPAVQQAREAARRTQCRNNLKQIGLALHNYHDIHLTLPSGWIGVDGSTNLPWVEGGGGWGWATMILPMLEQDPLYKAIDLQAPLLDPTNDPERVYVLSAFRCPTDPGPPTWTIDNEGTGMPITELATSNYVGCIGTVEMEDCEGEAPGFICSGDGTFYHNSSVRLKNMSDGTSNVIMASERSSAIDMSTWLGVVPEGEEAFARILGTADHTPNHPDAHLDDFSSMHTGGIFCAFGDGRVKFISESIDLGVYQGLCTIAGGEILGEF
- a CDS encoding Gfo/Idh/MocA family protein, which gives rise to MSEFTNDPQSRRRFLKQAASLATATSIALPAVVPTACSASNSPNERLRAGAVGTFARARANINGISKAGVDIVAMADIDANRMAETSKSYPKTKTFEDFRHVLDYEDLDILIVGTPDHTHAIPVAEGLRRGMAVYCEKPLAHSVHECRVIRNLAAEKNAVTQMGSQIHSGDNYRRVVEEVQAGTIGDVKRVHVWLGNGPTIVGKRVKKAEVPKGINYDLWLGPAPYRPFHVSHFHFDWRYWWDFGGGWLADFGCHYMDLPFWALDLRYPTSVVAKGEKAHEGDNEVPHKMQVDYQFPARGDQPPVHLTWYHGGWMPEGAEVYNKKSAVLFEGDKGRILADYGSRKVFLDNGKEAEPVEQTIPNSIGHHKEFVEAVKTGGPTTCNFDYSGALAEAALLGNVSYRTGGKELQWDAENLKATNAPEADQYIQREYRKGWTL
- a CDS encoding glucose 1-dehydrogenase; protein product: MKAIAVRPGQANSVHMAELPKPAVADVPDGRGVLVRVLKIGVDATDREINDALYGASPPGYDFLVLGHESFGIVEEVGPAVKHVQPGDYVTCTVRRPGGSIFDQIGRSDITSEEVYYERGINLLHGYLTEYFVDDAEFIVRVPVGLKHLHVLAEPMSCAAKAVEQAFEAQKRLQVWKPERAFVTGAGQIGLLATLILRLRGMEVYTIARSGKPSLKAEIAEAYGATYVSTRETSLKELVEQVGKPDLIIEATGSSQVAFEAMEVLGHNGAIVWTSITGGQRNIQIPSDHVNLNWVLGNKLLLGSVNANYRHFESGIADMALGEVTYPGVTERILTNPVDGLENYAEMMRLLVEEKSALKVYVNVAEG
- a CDS encoding SHOCT domain-containing protein, with translation MRPALLCGALLMLNLLIGCLALTIGEKTTVVPSVGEQLTHLKAAFDSGALTDAEYTSQKMALLNKSTELNESPTQLATFETESAE
- a CDS encoding DNA polymerase ligase N-terminal domain-containing protein, with product MPNFKAKFAVLVHDWPEFHWDLMLEKQASLRTFRLSHPPDQPGAVVAEPLADHRKVYLGYEGEVSGNRGTVTRWDSGTYELVSDTDLRIEIRLEGERLTGTAVLSREADEDDWTFALTSAS
- the glnA gene encoding type I glutamate--ammonia ligase; protein product: MTPREVLALCREREIKAVDLRFMDFPGMQKHFTVPMQALTEESFEDGFGFDGSSIRGWKAINEADMLLIPVPESAMVDPFMQSTLALYCNIHDPVTGEEYAKDPRNVARKAENYMKSTGLADAAFFGIEAEFFLFDGVRFEQNEHEGYYHIDSSEGQWNRGREGAAGNAGYSIRYKEGYFPVPPADTLQDIRTEMMLTLMDCGVEVESQHHEVASGGQCEIDMKYQPLVNMADNLLLYKYVVKNVAARHGKTATFMPKPIWNDNGSGMHIHLSLWKNDEPLFAGSGYAGLSPVAMYAMGGILKHAPALLAFCSPTTNSYKRLVPGFEAPVNLAYSSQNRSAAIRIPVYSPSPAKKRFEFRCPDPSSNGYLAVSAMLMAALDGIQNKIDPGPPLDKDIYDMQADELETVAKTPRSLEESLNALRDDHEFLLRGDVFTEDVIDTWIWYKTEHEVEALRARPHPFEFAMYYDV